The Bosea beijingensis genome contains the following window.
CTCGCCATCTTCGCCGGGCCAGACGCCTATGTGACGCCGAGCTGGTATGCCGTGAAGCAGGAGACAGGCAAGGTCGTGCCGACCTGGAACTATGTCACTGTCCACGCCTCCGGGCCGGTCGAGTTCTTCGACGATGCGGCCCGCCTGCTCGACGTCGTCACGCGCCTGACCAACCTGCATGAAGGCGAGCGCGCCGCGCCCTGGGCGGTCTCCGATGCGCCGGCGGAGTTCATCCAGGCGCAATTGCGCGGCATTGTCGGCCTGCGCATGCCGATCGCGACGCTCGAAGGCAAGCGCAAGCTCAGCCAGAACCGCAGCCCGGCCGACCGTGCCGGCGTGGCCGGAGGCCTCGCCGAAAGCGAACGGCCGATCGACCGCCATGTCGCGACGTTGATCCCGGTCTGAAGTCAGGCCGGCTCGCCTTCATGAAGCACCCGGCCTAAGCA
Protein-coding sequences here:
- a CDS encoding FMN-binding negative transcriptional regulator, whose translation is MYTPPAFRDENRDSLLATIRAARLATFITATVEGPLATPLPLFIDDSEGEHGVLYGHLARANPQWRAPAIGNGLAIFAGPDAYVTPSWYAVKQETGKVVPTWNYVTVHASGPVEFFDDAARLLDVVTRLTNLHEGERAAPWAVSDAPAEFIQAQLRGIVGLRMPIATLEGKRKLSQNRSPADRAGVAGGLAESERPIDRHVATLIPV